The Wolbachia endosymbiont of Ctenocephalides felis wCfeT genome includes a region encoding these proteins:
- the nuoI gene encoding NADH-quinone oxidoreductase subunit NuoI, with protein sequence MLKKLAWYWSFVDLIKGFAITLKYMLKPKVTLRYPMEKRPLSPRFRGEHALRRYPNGEERCIACKLCEVICPAQAIVIEAEEREDGSRRTTRYDIDMTKCIYCGLCQESCPVDAIVEGPNFEFSTETREELMYNKEKLLHNGEIWEEAIALRLKKNRPYY encoded by the coding sequence ATGCTAAAGAAATTAGCTTGGTATTGGTCCTTTGTAGACTTAATTAAAGGATTTGCTATCACGCTGAAATATATGCTCAAGCCGAAAGTAACACTAAGGTATCCTATGGAAAAGAGGCCTTTAAGTCCAAGATTTCGCGGTGAACATGCGTTGCGCCGATATCCAAATGGCGAAGAGCGCTGCATAGCTTGTAAATTGTGTGAAGTTATCTGCCCTGCTCAGGCAATTGTTATTGAAGCGGAGGAAAGAGAAGATGGTAGTCGTCGTACCACGCGTTATGATATTGATATGACGAAGTGCATATATTGCGGGCTTTGCCAAGAATCATGTCCTGTTGATGCAATTGTTGAGGGGCCTAATTTTGAATTTTCTACTGAAACAAGAGAAGAATTAATGTACAATAAAGAAAAGCTTTTGCATAATGGTGAGATTTGGGAAGAAGCAATCGCACTCAGATTAAAGAAGAATAGACCCTATTATTAA
- the cutA gene encoding divalent-cation tolerance protein CutA produces the protein MSSLDLIYTTFSSTEEAKFISERLLDDKLIACVNIFPEVSSLYLWNGKINSSCEVVAIMKSNNSHIDKIIERIEAMHSYDQPVIAVIPIEKANKSFTNWVNSVINVSSIGV, from the coding sequence GTGAGTAGCTTAGATTTAATTTACACAACTTTTTCAAGCACTGAAGAGGCTAAATTCATATCTGAAAGGCTATTAGATGATAAATTAATTGCATGCGTAAATATATTTCCTGAAGTAAGCTCTTTATACTTATGGAATGGTAAAATTAATAGCAGTTGCGAAGTAGTTGCAATTATGAAAAGTAACAATAGTCACATTGATAAAATTATAGAAAGAATTGAAGCAATGCATTCTTATGATCAGCCAGTTATTGCAGTAATACCTATAGAAAAAGCAAATAAATCTTTTACTAACTGGGTTAATAGTGTTATTAATGTGAGTAGTATTGGGGTGTAG
- a CDS encoding RluA family pseudouridine synthase, whose product MRLDTYIAEKCSISRSRAQRLIKNGQVKLLEVPITDNDHLVKPDEEYAVGIVSNNEPISIRPNYDIKLDIMHEDEDIIVLNKQSGLTVHPGAGTNSDTLFHALVAHLGYKSGIVHRLDKDTSGLMAIAKNEGAHSFLSESLSNRQIKREYLAVVWGVLSSQHGTIKTNIAPKRGNREMMCITKTIGKLAITHYLVQKIIGKTSLVKCILETGRTHQIRVHMSHIGHSIVGDQVYGKNSSKSTKYTKNSNFICNFSRQALHAYKLGLYHPKTKEYMEFNSDLPQDIKTLMNEFENF is encoded by the coding sequence TTGAGGTTAGATACCTATATAGCTGAAAAGTGCAGCATATCACGCAGCAGGGCTCAGAGGTTGATAAAAAATGGGCAAGTGAAATTGCTTGAGGTACCCATCACTGATAATGATCACTTAGTAAAGCCAGATGAGGAGTATGCGGTTGGTATTGTTTCTAATAATGAGCCTATTTCCATTCGACCTAATTATGATATCAAACTTGACATCATGCATGAAGATGAGGATATCATAGTGCTAAATAAGCAGAGTGGGCTTACTGTCCACCCTGGTGCTGGCACAAATAGTGATACACTTTTCCATGCGCTGGTTGCACATCTTGGCTATAAGTCTGGAATTGTCCATAGGCTTGATAAAGACACCAGTGGACTGATGGCAATTGCAAAAAATGAAGGAGCACATAGCTTTTTGTCTGAATCATTATCAAATCGTCAAATAAAGCGGGAATATTTAGCAGTAGTGTGGGGAGTATTGTCCTCTCAACATGGAACAATAAAAACTAATATTGCTCCAAAACGTGGCAATAGAGAGATGATGTGCATAACAAAAACTATAGGTAAATTAGCAATTACTCACTACTTAGTGCAAAAAATTATAGGAAAGACAAGTTTAGTAAAATGCATTTTAGAGACGGGAAGGACACACCAAATTAGAGTGCACATGAGTCATATTGGACATTCTATAGTCGGTGATCAAGTCTATGGAAAAAATAGTAGCAAAAGTACAAAATATACTAAAAATTCTAACTTTATTTGTAATTTTAGCAGGCAAGCATTGCATGCTTATAAGCTAGGGTTGTATCATCCGAAAACTAAAGAATACATGGAGTTTAACTCCGATTTGCCACAAGATATAAAAACTTTAATGAATGAATTCGAAAACTTTTAA
- a CDS encoding DNA-3-methyladenine glycosylase, whose translation MNNTILSRNFYNRPTLIVAGELLGKILKFSNFSGIITEVEAYIGVDDPACHAARGYTQRTSVMFGMPGFSYVYFIYGMYHCLNIVTEVEGFPAAVLIRGLKLIKPSEVDLGGPGILCKKLNITKEHNKRDMTISYEFCVCDYGLKPDYICTPRIGISKGQEKFWRFKINQ comes from the coding sequence ATGAATAACACGATACTATCGCGAAATTTCTATAATCGACCGACCTTAATTGTTGCTGGAGAATTGTTGGGGAAAATACTAAAATTTTCTAATTTTAGTGGAATCATCACTGAAGTTGAGGCCTATATAGGAGTGGATGATCCAGCTTGCCATGCAGCAAGAGGTTATACTCAGCGCACTTCAGTAATGTTTGGCATGCCAGGATTTTCATATGTATATTTTATATATGGCATGTATCATTGTTTAAACATTGTAACAGAGGTAGAAGGATTTCCAGCAGCAGTACTAATACGCGGGTTAAAGCTCATCAAACCATCTGAAGTGGATTTAGGCGGACCAGGAATATTGTGTAAAAAACTCAATATTACCAAAGAACATAATAAACGGGATATGACTATAAGTTATGAATTTTGTGTTTGCGATTATGGCTTAAAACCAGACTACATTTGCACTCCAAGAATAGGAATTAGCAAGGGTCAAGAAAAATTTTGGCGATTCAAAATCAATCAATAA
- the hemB gene encoding porphobilinogen synthase, protein MFNFPNTRLRRRRSSEWIRNLTSENTLSVNDLIFPLFVHDQKKTTVPISGLPDVKCYSMDGLISIVKEAKDLGINAVAIFPVVDSKLKSENAEEAYNSENLICRAICAIKSKVPEIGVIADVALDPYTTHGHDGILKNSQVSNDETVLLLCKQALVLAKAGCNIVAPSDMMDGRIGAIRKVLDNNDFQNVSILSYAVKYCSHFYAPFRQVVGSCGPSSSIDKSGYQMDYGNIHEAICEIEMDINEGADFIMIKPGMPYLDVIKTASENFNFPIFAYQVSGEYAMIKAAANNGWLNYNKVIYESLISFKRAGTSAIFTYAALDVARNMACV, encoded by the coding sequence GTGTTTAATTTCCCAAATACCAGATTAAGGCGTAGGCGTTCAAGTGAATGGATTCGTAACCTGACAAGTGAAAATACTTTGTCAGTAAATGACTTGATTTTTCCTTTGTTTGTTCATGACCAAAAAAAAACTACTGTGCCTATTTCTGGATTACCGGATGTTAAGTGCTATTCAATGGATGGATTGATATCTATAGTTAAAGAAGCTAAAGATTTAGGTATTAATGCTGTTGCGATTTTTCCTGTAGTGGATAGCAAATTAAAATCTGAAAATGCTGAGGAAGCTTATAACTCTGAAAACTTAATCTGCAGGGCAATTTGTGCTATAAAATCGAAAGTACCTGAAATTGGTGTTATTGCGGATGTTGCACTTGATCCATATACTACCCATGGTCATGATGGCATTTTAAAAAATAGCCAAGTAAGTAATGATGAAACTGTATTATTATTGTGTAAGCAAGCGCTTGTTCTGGCAAAAGCGGGGTGCAATATTGTCGCTCCTTCTGATATGATGGATGGAAGAATAGGAGCGATTAGAAAGGTGTTGGATAATAATGACTTTCAAAATGTATCAATATTGTCTTATGCGGTAAAATATTGCTCTCACTTTTATGCTCCGTTTAGGCAAGTTGTTGGCTCATGTGGGCCGTCAAGTTCTATTGATAAGAGTGGCTATCAAATGGATTATGGAAACATACATGAAGCAATTTGTGAAATTGAAATGGATATAAATGAAGGTGCTGACTTTATTATGATAAAACCTGGCATGCCGTATTTGGATGTGATAAAAACTGCAAGTGAGAATTTTAATTTTCCGATTTTTGCTTACCAAGTAAGTGGTGAGTATGCAATGATAAAAGCTGCGGCAAATAATGGATGGCTTAATTATAATAAAGTAATTTATGAGTCTTTAATTAGCTTTAAGCGTGCAGGTACAAGTGCAATATTTACCTATGCTGCACTTGATGTTGCGAGAAACATGGCTTGTGTATAG
- the ruvC gene encoding crossover junction endodeoxyribonuclease RuvC yields the protein MVKIIGLDPGISNTGWAVIDLNEENNTKFLGGGTVSTDSKLEISERLHTIFEQLKEVIFLHSPDEAAIEKIFVNKNPKSSLTLGYARGIAILVSKITKLSISEYDANYIKKSITGNGHADKNQMIFMVKQIVKDVDVKCHHTADALAVAICHGLHMKSRLYNLNFS from the coding sequence GTGGTTAAAATAATAGGTCTTGACCCTGGAATAAGTAACACTGGTTGGGCTGTTATTGATCTTAATGAAGAAAATAATACCAAATTTTTAGGTGGTGGCACTGTATCAACAGATAGTAAGCTCGAAATAAGTGAACGTTTACACACAATTTTTGAACAATTAAAAGAAGTTATTTTTTTACATTCTCCAGATGAAGCTGCTATAGAAAAAATTTTTGTTAACAAGAATCCAAAATCCTCACTTACTTTGGGGTACGCAAGAGGAATTGCAATTTTAGTATCGAAAATAACAAAGCTATCCATAAGTGAGTATGATGCAAATTACATAAAGAAAAGCATTACTGGAAATGGTCATGCTGATAAGAATCAAATGATATTTATGGTAAAGCAGATAGTTAAAGATGTTGACGTAAAGTGCCATCACACTGCTGATGCTCTTGCTGTAGCAATTTGTCATGGTTTACACATGAAAAGTAGGCTTTATAATTTAAATTTTTCTTGA
- a CDS encoding cytochrome c oxidase subunit 3, which translates to MEGKEHDFHLVDPSPWPIAISAAILILALGLVGTLHKQIFGVPGLIFGISAISGVLFYWWKDVVREAIYDKCHTAIVKHGLKFAMYLFILTEVVFFIAFFCSFFKAWLDPVFLFEAFSPTKKFEWPTNGPDPWSLPFMNTLILLLSGTTITSAHHSLFENDKKNMIKMLSITILLGVFFVLTQAVEYYEANFSLHDGIYASNFYMITGFHGVHVIIGIIFLSVSLFRARKDQFTPQDHLCFEFAAWYWHFVDVVWIFLFIFVYWLGGG; encoded by the coding sequence ATGGAAGGTAAAGAACACGATTTTCATTTAGTGGATCCAAGCCCTTGGCCAATTGCTATATCAGCAGCAATTCTTATTCTCGCGCTTGGACTAGTTGGCACACTTCATAAACAAATTTTTGGTGTACCAGGTTTGATTTTTGGAATTTCTGCGATATCTGGAGTGCTATTTTATTGGTGGAAAGATGTGGTAAGAGAAGCAATTTATGATAAATGCCACACAGCCATTGTAAAACATGGGCTCAAGTTTGCAATGTACTTGTTTATTCTCACGGAAGTTGTATTTTTCATTGCATTCTTTTGCTCATTCTTTAAAGCCTGGCTTGATCCGGTCTTTTTATTTGAAGCATTTTCTCCTACAAAAAAATTTGAATGGCCAACCAATGGTCCAGATCCTTGGTCCTTGCCGTTCATGAATACGTTAATATTATTACTCTCTGGTACAACCATCACCTCAGCACACCACTCCTTATTTGAAAATGATAAGAAGAATATGATTAAAATGCTCTCTATCACTATATTGCTCGGTGTTTTCTTTGTACTCACCCAGGCAGTAGAATATTACGAAGCAAACTTTTCTTTACATGACGGGATCTACGCATCCAATTTTTACATGATCACTGGGTTTCACGGTGTACACGTTATAATAGGAATAATATTTTTGTCTGTGTCTTTGTTTAGAGCGCGAAAAGATCAGTTTACTCCTCAAGACCATTTATGTTTTGAATTTGCTGCTTGGTACTGGCATTTTGTGGATGTTGTCTGGATATTTTTATTCATCTTTGTTTACTGGCTAGGTGGTGGTTAA
- a CDS encoding c-type cytochrome yields the protein MELNKIAASILLAGLMIMVVSNVVDMLYSPEKYKIEHKTTIATVENESQQKIEQVALDIGALMQNANFEKGKSVAKKCIACHTFEKGGANKVGPNLWNIVGNNKAHLGSSFNYSKAVLEKGGKWGYEELFTFLKNPKAYIKGTRMAFAGISNPQEVADLVSYLRSMSDSPVALPK from the coding sequence ATGGAGCTCAATAAGATTGCAGCATCGATTTTACTTGCAGGATTAATGATTATGGTGGTTAGTAACGTAGTTGATATGCTTTACAGCCCAGAAAAATATAAGATTGAGCATAAGACAACAATTGCTACCGTTGAAAACGAATCGCAGCAGAAAATTGAACAAGTGGCGCTTGATATTGGAGCCTTAATGCAGAATGCCAATTTTGAAAAGGGTAAATCAGTAGCGAAAAAATGCATAGCTTGCCATACCTTTGAAAAAGGTGGGGCAAATAAAGTAGGACCAAATTTGTGGAATATAGTTGGCAATAATAAGGCACATCTTGGTAGCTCATTTAACTACTCAAAAGCAGTGCTTGAAAAAGGAGGAAAATGGGGATATGAAGAGCTATTTACCTTTTTAAAGAACCCAAAAGCCTATATAAAAGGTACACGTATGGCATTTGCAGGTATTTCAAATCCACAAGAAGTTGCAGACTTAGTTAGCTACTTGCGCTCAATGAGCGATAGCCCTGTTGCCTTGCCAAAATAA
- the thrS gene encoding threonine--tRNA ligase: protein MVRITFSAEQKIEEYTGRVTGFDILQPDVIKETVALKVNGELYDLSREIESDTEIEVINLNSDMGLDIIRHDAAHIMAQAVKELFPSTQITIGPTIQDGFYYDFATDRTFTTDDLTAIEKKMKEIIKSNYKFVREVWTRKQAIDFFNSIGEKYKVEIISSIPENENLTVYRQGDFVDLCRGPHSPSTGRVKAFKLMKVAGAYWRGDSSRPMLQRIYGTAWRNKDELNAYLIRLEEAEKRDHRKIAKDMDLFHIQDEAVGQIFWHEQGYTLYNVLESYIRKKLTNNGYFEVKTPILVSKELWEKSGHWDKFRENMFIVDESESKKLAIKPMNCPCHVQIFNSHTRSYRDLPIRMAEFGTCHRNESSGSLHGLMRVRGFTQDDAHIFCMEEQVNSETVKFCDLLKEVYSELGFNEISVKFSDRPEVRAGIDEVWDRAEKALLEAVKEAGLSYELNPGEGAFYGPKLEFVLKDAIGRSWQCGTLQVDFILPERLGAFYIGADGQKHHPVMLHRAILGTFERFIGILIENYAGKFPLWLAPTQLAVLTITNEADEYAKEISNTLKEQGVRVKTDLTNEKINYKIRLHSLNKVPILWIIGKNEVTNKTVSVRSLGSEKQESFSFEKAAQLLLENINLN from the coding sequence ATGGTTAGAATCACCTTTTCAGCTGAGCAGAAAATAGAAGAATATACTGGTAGAGTTACTGGTTTTGATATATTGCAGCCAGATGTTATAAAAGAAACAGTTGCACTTAAAGTAAATGGAGAGTTATATGATCTCTCACGTGAAATTGAATCCGATACTGAAATAGAAGTTATAAACTTAAATAGTGATATGGGCCTTGATATAATAAGACACGATGCTGCCCACATTATGGCACAGGCAGTGAAAGAGCTATTTCCAAGTACTCAAATTACTATAGGTCCAACAATTCAAGATGGCTTTTACTACGACTTTGCTACAGATCGCACTTTTACAACCGACGATCTTACTGCAATAGAAAAGAAAATGAAGGAAATCATCAAAAGCAACTATAAATTCGTTCGAGAAGTATGGACTCGCAAGCAAGCAATTGATTTTTTTAATAGCATAGGTGAGAAATATAAAGTTGAGATTATCTCTTCTATACCAGAAAATGAAAACCTTACTGTCTATAGGCAGGGCGATTTTGTCGATTTATGTCGCGGTCCACATTCGCCATCAACTGGTAGGGTAAAAGCATTTAAACTGATGAAAGTTGCAGGAGCGTATTGGCGTGGCGATTCAAGTAGGCCTATGCTTCAGCGAATATACGGCACTGCGTGGAGAAATAAGGATGAACTCAATGCTTATCTCATACGATTAGAAGAAGCAGAAAAACGCGATCACAGAAAGATCGCAAAGGATATGGATTTGTTTCATATTCAAGATGAAGCAGTTGGGCAAATTTTTTGGCATGAGCAGGGATATACTTTATATAACGTTCTTGAATCTTATATAAGGAAAAAATTAACCAATAATGGCTATTTTGAAGTAAAGACTCCTATTTTAGTGAGTAAAGAGTTGTGGGAAAAATCAGGCCACTGGGATAAGTTTCGTGAGAATATGTTTATTGTTGATGAATCTGAAAGCAAAAAATTGGCAATAAAGCCGATGAATTGCCCTTGTCATGTACAGATTTTCAATTCTCACACTAGGAGCTATCGTGATTTACCCATACGTATGGCAGAATTTGGTACGTGCCATAGAAACGAAAGCTCAGGTTCTTTGCACGGGCTGATGCGAGTGCGTGGGTTTACGCAAGATGATGCACATATTTTTTGCATGGAAGAGCAAGTGAATTCTGAAACTGTGAAGTTTTGTGACCTTCTAAAAGAAGTATACTCAGAACTTGGGTTTAATGAAATCTCTGTAAAATTTTCAGATCGGCCAGAAGTAAGAGCAGGAATAGATGAGGTATGGGACAGAGCTGAAAAAGCACTGCTTGAAGCTGTTAAAGAAGCAGGTTTAAGCTATGAACTTAATCCTGGTGAAGGTGCGTTTTATGGTCCAAAGTTAGAATTTGTTTTGAAAGATGCAATAGGCAGAAGCTGGCAATGTGGAACGCTGCAGGTGGATTTCATTCTCCCAGAAAGGCTAGGAGCTTTTTATATAGGAGCAGACGGGCAAAAACATCATCCCGTAATGCTACACAGAGCAATTCTTGGCACTTTTGAGCGCTTTATTGGCATTTTAATAGAAAATTATGCAGGAAAGTTTCCGTTGTGGCTTGCTCCAACGCAACTTGCTGTTTTGACCATTACCAACGAAGCTGATGAATATGCTAAGGAAATTAGTAATACCCTAAAAGAGCAAGGTGTTAGGGTAAAAACTGATTTGACCAATGAAAAAATTAATTATAAGATACGCTTGCATAGCTTAAATAAGGTGCCTATATTATGGATTATAGGCAAGAATGAGGTTACAAATAAAACTGTATCAGTTAGAAGTTTGGGATCAGAAAAGCAAGAATCTTTTTCTTTTGAAAAAGCTGCTCAATTGCTATTAGAAAATATTAATTTAAATTAG
- a CDS encoding alpha/beta hydrolase, translated as MTDYQKLFDEDNNYIAYRKLQGKKVSLVFLGGFSSNMNGTKATAIYKFCQENDIALVLFDYFGHGHSSGNFTDYTISDWQRNCTKIVNELTSGKQIIIGSSMGGWLMLLTALHFPEKISALIGISSAPDFTESLVFTSKQREELDHKGIVDITSENCTYKITKNLIDDGKKNLLLNKEVININCPVRLLHSINDKDVPYQTSLNLAEKITSADVEVHLVKSAEHNMSDNRSLEILFKTIREFLP; from the coding sequence ATGACAGACTATCAAAAGTTATTTGATGAAGATAATAACTATATAGCATATCGAAAGCTGCAAGGAAAAAAAGTCTCTTTAGTTTTTTTGGGTGGTTTTTCATCCAATATGAATGGCACTAAAGCAACTGCTATTTATAAATTCTGCCAGGAAAATGACATAGCACTTGTATTGTTTGATTATTTTGGTCATGGCCATTCAAGTGGTAATTTTACTGATTATACGATAAGTGATTGGCAAAGAAATTGTACTAAAATTGTTAATGAGTTAACAAGTGGCAAGCAAATAATAATAGGCTCAAGTATGGGAGGTTGGTTAATGTTGCTAACTGCTCTGCATTTTCCAGAAAAAATCTCTGCATTGATTGGTATATCATCCGCTCCTGATTTCACTGAAAGTTTAGTATTTACAAGCAAACAAAGAGAAGAGTTAGATCACAAAGGGATAGTAGATATCACTTCTGAAAACTGTACATACAAAATAACTAAAAACTTAATTGATGATGGTAAAAAAAATCTACTTTTAAATAAAGAAGTAATAAATATAAACTGTCCTGTACGCTTGCTGCATAGCATTAATGACAAAGACGTACCTTATCAAACTTCGTTAAATTTAGCAGAAAAAATTACATCTGCCGATGTTGAAGTGCATTTAGTAAAGTCAGCAGAGCACAATATGTCTGACAACCGCTCATTAGAAATTTTATTCAAAACCATTAGAGAATTTTTGCCATAG
- a CDS encoding ABC transporter ATP-binding protein, translating into MVLKLVSVEKSFKGSPSVIKDINLNVAKGQVVALIGGSGSGKTTILQIAGLLDKPTSGAVLIDEVDCTKISNKLKTNIRKNYLGFVYQFHYLLQELLVLENIALPQLIAGKSKAEARKNAQAILEKFNMEAKANSMISEISGGERQRIAIARSILNSPKLLLADEPTGNLDPTNSLNVFSLLYSYVKENNNSMLIVTHNHSLAEKADCVFQLQNKSLVKL; encoded by the coding sequence GTGGTACTAAAGTTAGTTTCTGTAGAAAAGAGTTTTAAAGGCAGTCCTTCTGTCATAAAAGATATAAATCTAAATGTTGCAAAAGGGCAAGTAGTTGCATTAATTGGAGGCTCAGGGTCAGGAAAAACAACTATATTGCAAATTGCAGGCCTACTGGACAAACCAACCTCAGGTGCAGTTTTAATAGATGAAGTAGATTGTACAAAAATTAGCAATAAACTTAAGACCAATATCAGAAAAAATTACTTGGGCTTTGTTTATCAATTCCACTACCTATTGCAAGAACTATTGGTACTGGAAAATATTGCACTTCCTCAACTTATTGCAGGAAAAAGCAAAGCTGAGGCAAGAAAAAATGCACAGGCAATATTAGAAAAATTTAACATGGAAGCCAAAGCAAACAGCATGATATCTGAGATTTCCGGTGGAGAAAGGCAGAGAATTGCGATTGCAAGGAGTATTCTAAACTCTCCAAAACTTTTACTTGCAGATGAGCCCACAGGGAATTTGGATCCTACAAACTCTTTGAACGTATTTTCTCTGCTGTATTCATATGTAAAGGAAAACAATAACTCTATGCTGATAGTAACACATAACCATTCTCTTGCAGAAAAAGCAGATTGTGTTTTTCAATTGCAAAACAAGTCATTAGTAAAATTGTAA
- a CDS encoding tetratricopeptide repeat protein has protein sequence MFTVLLICIIILLNFSSLYALEIQETFDSVAKNTKTDKKYVKPDVLEKKSDKFNIRITQNSVNIYSTLKKAQDSIESGNRTEAISLLNQVTAKFPYHKNALIGLGNIYYANKEYERATKIYQRLLKEYPNHPYILENFLTIVSHYDPNLALSEMLKLLETHKHYAPLLANLGLLYMDKKDFAKAKEYMITAVSLNQSNVFYTYNLAVILDNLSDFKNAATFYEKSLSMSKNESTIIPTHKVAARLKFIKLQTAANLT, from the coding sequence ATTTTTACCGTGTTATTAATTTGTATTATAATTTTATTAAACTTTTCTTCTCTTTATGCTTTAGAAATACAGGAAACTTTTGATAGCGTTGCCAAGAATACAAAAACTGACAAAAAATATGTCAAACCTGATGTTCTTGAAAAGAAAAGTGACAAATTTAACATCAGAATCACACAAAACTCTGTTAACATATATTCTACTTTAAAAAAGGCACAAGATTCTATTGAGTCAGGTAATAGAACAGAAGCTATCTCTCTTCTTAATCAGGTTACTGCGAAATTTCCTTACCATAAAAATGCCTTGATTGGATTGGGAAACATTTATTATGCTAATAAAGAATATGAAAGAGCCACAAAGATATATCAAAGATTGTTAAAAGAATATCCTAACCATCCTTACATATTAGAGAATTTCCTCACAATCGTTTCACATTATGATCCTAACCTAGCATTAAGTGAAATGTTAAAGTTACTTGAGACACATAAGCATTACGCTCCTTTGCTTGCTAACCTAGGTTTGCTTTATATGGACAAAAAAGACTTTGCGAAAGCTAAAGAATATATGATAACTGCTGTCTCTCTTAACCAAAGTAACGTTTTTTATACTTATAACTTAGCGGTTATTTTAGACAATTTATCTGATTTTAAGAATGCTGCAACTTTCTATGAGAAATCATTGAGCATGTCAAAAAATGAAAGTACAATAATACCTACACATAAAGTAGCAGCAAGATTAAAATTTATAAAACTTCAGACAGCAGCAAACCTTACATGA
- the infC gene encoding translation initiation factor IF-3 yields MQIKKNNKNRINESITAAEVRLVDHTGQMIGIVSIEKALMSAQSVGLDLVEIAPDSTPPVCKILDYSKQKYDAKKKASEVKKKQRTLTIKEIKLGPNIGDHDYGTKLRQTRGFLTHGHKIKVIMRFKGRELINTDVGLEKLERLIRDTEDIAKVELAPKREGNQYFLSLVAK; encoded by the coding sequence TTGCAAATAAAAAAGAACAACAAAAATAGAATTAATGAATCAATCACAGCTGCTGAAGTACGTTTAGTTGATCATACTGGTCAGATGATTGGCATCGTATCGATAGAAAAGGCTTTAATGTCTGCACAGAGTGTTGGTTTAGATTTGGTAGAAATTGCACCTGATTCAACTCCTCCGGTGTGTAAAATCCTTGATTACAGCAAACAAAAATATGATGCAAAAAAGAAAGCAAGTGAAGTAAAAAAGAAACAGAGAACATTAACTATCAAAGAAATAAAATTAGGTCCGAATATTGGTGATCATGATTATGGAACAAAATTACGTCAAACAAGGGGTTTTCTTACTCATGGTCATAAAATAAAAGTCATAATGAGATTTAAAGGCAGAGAACTCATAAATACTGACGTTGGACTAGAAAAATTAGAACGACTAATTAGAGATACTGAAGATATTGCAAAGGTAGAACTAGCACCTAAAAGAGAAGGCAACCAATACTTTTTATCCTTAGTTGCTAAATAG